A DNA window from Pungitius pungitius chromosome 1, fPunPun2.1, whole genome shotgun sequence contains the following coding sequences:
- the rab5if gene encoding uncharacterized protein RAB5IF: protein MTSNLKRKEESHQLNGGVKQPTWSKTFNSTAVWEEKDEFLDVIYWLRQIIAVILGVIWGVAPLKGFLGIAIFCVINAGVLYVYFSSFQQIDEEEYGGTWELTKEGFMTSFALFLVVWIIFYTALHFD, encoded by the exons atGACGAGCAATTTAAAGCGGAAAGAGGAAAGTCATCAGCTGAATGGGGGCGTAAAGCAGCCCACATGGAGCAAAACCTTCAACAGTACCGCTGTGTGGGAGGAGAAG GATGAGTTCTTAGACGTCATTTACTGGCTCCGGCAAATCATCGCAGTGATCCTCGGCGTGATTTGGGGCGTCGCGCCGCTGAAGGGATTTCTGGGAATCGCCAT ATTCTGCGTCATCAACGCCGGTGTGCTGTACGTTTACTTCAGCAGCTTCCAGCAGATCGACGAGGAGGAGTACGGCGGCACGTGGGAACTCACCAAAGAAGGCTTCATGACGTCGTTCGCTCTGTTTCTG GTGGTGTGGATAATCTTTTACACAGCGCTACACTTTGACTGA
- the dhx35 gene encoding probable ATP-dependent RNA helicase DHX35 → MASPLSTMKFWKPGSEAPGISEERELHAESTGSPVIFNPHTALSIEKQRQKLPVFKHRNNILYLVESFQTVIIVGETGCGKTTQLPQYLLEAGWAAEGKVIGVTQPRRVAAISVANRVAEERGALLGHEVGYTIRFDDCSDPHATRIKFLTDGMLVREMMADPLLKKYSVLMLDEAHERTLYTDIAIGLLKKIQKKRRDLRLIVASATLDAKKFHDFFNLNESGDPNKDTCGILTVEGRTFPVDVFYTVSPVPDYVKATVETVLKIHETEDDGDVLAFLTGQEEVEKVVSLLQEQARTLSRYGMKKHLRVLPMFSGLSFAEQMKVFERTPPSVRKVVVATNIAETSITINGVVFVIDCAFVKLRAYNPGTAIESLVVTPISKASASQRAGRAGRNRPGKCFRLYTEEDFEKLPASTVPEMQRTNLAPVILQLKALGIDNVLRFSFLSPPPAQTMVQALELLYALGGLDHYGRLTDPMGVRMAEFPLSPMFAKMLLESGSFGCSKEVVTIAAMMQIQNIFVVPSNQKKVAAREHRKFAVAEGDHLTMLNVFEAFIKHQKSSQWCQEHFLNYKGLLRAVTVREQLRRLMNKFKVPRTSSEGDPDVILRCIVYGFFANAARIHHSGSYRTLRDDRELHIHPNSVLFGEKPPKWVVFNEVVQTAKYYMRDVTAVESSWLVELAPHFYKQAKHGSLASKRSRVL, encoded by the exons ATGGCTTCTCCCCTCTCCACGATGAAATTCTGGAAGCCGG GCTCCGAGGCTCCGGGCATCTCGGAGGAGCGGGAGCTCCACGCGGAGTCCACCGGCTCCCCGGTCATCTTCAACCCGCACACGGCCCTCTCCATCGAGAAGCAGCGGCAGAAGCTTCCGGTCTTCAAG CACAGGAACAACATCTTGTACCTGGTGGAGAGCTTCCAGACGGTGATCATCGTCGGGGAGACGGGATGTGGGAAGACGACGCAGCTCCCGCAG TACCTGCTGGAGGCCGGCTGGGCTGCAGAGGGGAAGGTTATCGGTGTGACACAGCCCCGCCGCGTGGCCGCTATCTCT GTGGCTAACCGGGTAGCGGAGGAGCGGGGGGCCCTGTTGGGGCACGAGGTGGGATACACCATCCGGTTTGACGACTGCTCTGATCCCCACGCCACGAGGATTAag TTCCTGACAGATGGCATGCTGGTCCGAGAGATGATGGCCGATCCTCTTTTGAAAAAGTACAG CGTGTTGATGCTCGATGAAGCCCACGAGAGAACGCTGTACACAGACATCGCCATCGGTCTGCTCAAGAAG ATTCAGAAAAAGCGGCGAGACCTGAGGCTGATCGTGGCCTCCGCTACTCTGGATGCCAAG AAATTCCACGACTTCTTCAACCTGAACGAGTCCGGGGACCCCAACAAGGACACGTGTGGGATTCTGACGGTGGAGGGGCGCACCTTCCCGGTGGACGTCTTCTACACCGTCAG CCCCGTGCCGGACTACGTGAAGGCCACGGTGGAGACGGTGCTGAAGATCCACGAGACGGAGGACGACGGGGACGTGTTGGCTTTTCTCACTGGGCAG gaggaggtggagaaggtggtgtccCTCCTGCAGGAGCAGGCCCGGACTCTGTCGCGGTACGGCATGAAGAAGCACCTGAGGGTTCTGCCCATGTTCTCGGGTCTGTCCTTCGCCGAGCAGATGAAGGTGTTCGAGAGGACGCCGCCGTCCGTCCGAAAG GTTGTGGTGGCCACCAACATAGCCGAGACCTCCATCACCATAAACGGGGTCGTGTTCGTCATCGACTGTGCGTTTGTGAAGCTGCGAGCGTACAACCCCGGCACGGCCATCGAGTCCCTGGTGGTCACGCCCATCTCCAAGGCCTCGGCCAGCCAGAGGGCCGGCAGAGCCGGACGCAACCGGCCCGGGAAGTGCTTCAGGCTTTacacag AGGAGGACTTTGAGAAGCTGCCGGCCTCGACTGTGCCTGAGATGCAGCGCACCAACCTGGCCCCCGTCATCCTGCAGCTCAAAGCGCTGGGCATCGACAACGTGCTGCGTTTCAGCTTCTTGTCG ccccccccagcGCAGACCATGGTGCAGGCTCTGGAGCTGCTCTACGCACTGGGAG GTCTGGACCACTACGGGCGCCTCACGGATCCCATGGGCGTGCGGATGGCCGAGTTCCCGCTCAGCCCGATGTTCGCCAAGATGCTCCTGGAGTCGGGGAGCTTCGGCTGCTCCAAAGAGGTCGTCACCATCGCGGCGATGATGCAGATACAGAATATATTTGTGGTGCCGTCCAATCAGAAGAAAGTTGCC GCCCGAGAGCACAGGAAATTTGCAGTTGCCGAGGGAGACCACCTGACCATGCTGAATGTGTTCGAGGCTTTCATTAAG CACCAGAAGAGCTCCCAGTGGTGTCAGGAGCACTTCCTTAATTACAAGGGTCTGCTGCGGGCGGTGACGGTGCGCGAGCAGCTCCGCCGCCTCATGAACAAGTTCAAGGTGCCGCGGACTTCAAGTGAAG GGGACCCTGATGTGATCTTGAGGTGCATCGTTTATGGGTTTTTTGCCAACGCAGCTCGCATCCACCATTCGGGCTCCTACAG GACTTTACGCGACGACCGCGAGCTCCACATCCACCCGAACTCGGTCCTGTTCGGAGAGAAACCTCCAAAGTG GGTCGTCTTCAACGAAGTGGTGCAGACGGCCAAGTACTACATGCGGGACGTGACGGCGGTGGAGTCCTCCTGGTTGGTCGAGTTGGCTCCGCACTTCTACAAGCAGGCCAAG cacgGCTCGCTGGCCAGCAAGAGGTCTCGGGTCCTCTGA